ACTTATCCAAAAACAAGCTGATGCCAGCTAAAAAAATATTATTCATATATCCGATGGAGGAAAGATGTCCGATAAAAAACAACAAGTAATTGACCTGATTAAAGAAATGACCGTTCTTGAGCTCTCTGAACTCGTCAAAGAAATGGAAGAGATATTTGGC
This portion of the Candidatus Cloacimonadota bacterium genome encodes:
- the rplL gene encoding 50S ribosomal protein L7/L12 (present in two forms; L12 is normal, while L7 is aminoacylated at the N-terminal serine; the only multicopy ribosomal protein; 4:1 ratio of L7/L12 per ribosome; two L12 dimers bind L10; critically important for translation efficiency and fidelity; stimulates GTPase activity of translation factors) gives rise to the protein MSDKKQQVIDLIKEMTVLELSELVKEMEEIFG